One genomic window of Dunckerocampus dactyliophorus isolate RoL2022-P2 chromosome 7, RoL_Ddac_1.1, whole genome shotgun sequence includes the following:
- the LOC129185420 gene encoding FXYD domain-containing ion transport regulator 11-like codes for MHIHNSLDTKQRGGAGASNSAESENRDLYLGRTPATSTHTSCTPILITSAVLKMGHLTLVAVIAVLFSIFTETEASAFVYNYDRLRIVGLVCSGLLFIGGLGVLLYNKCTRRPKKEDDSSEI; via the exons atgcacATACACAATAGTTTAGACACTAAACAAAGAGGAGGAGCAGGTGCTTCAAATTCAGCTGAAAGTGAAAATAGGGACTTGTATCTTGGCCGCACCCCAGCAACATCCACGCACACATCTTGCACTCCTATACTCATCACTTCAG CTGTGTTGAAGATGGGACATCTCACTCTTGTGGCTGTTATAGCAG TGCTCTTCTCTATTTTCACTGAAACCGAAGCAA GTGCATTTGTTTATA ACTACGACAGGCTTCGAATCGTAGGCCTGGTCTGTTCGGGCCTTTTGTTTATTGGGGGACTAGGTGTTTTACTGT ACAACAAGTGCACCAGGAGACCCAA GAAAGAAGATGACAGCAGTGAAATCTGA